From one Streptomyces chromofuscus genomic stretch:
- a CDS encoding SRPBCC family protein → MTEYERSRTMPAQPEQVFDEVANVGRLDTWLPEDLHVQAEDLPAVTVHEDRRDEDTEALLRAQRDQMRLEWGTREQGSYAGWLQVAGIGAGASEVTVHLSFFDDSHDPGAQIVRNALDSSLQRLEEQVRLRVEHAAG, encoded by the coding sequence ATGACCGAGTACGAACGTTCACGCACGATGCCCGCCCAGCCCGAGCAGGTCTTCGACGAGGTCGCCAACGTAGGGAGGCTGGACACCTGGCTGCCCGAGGATCTGCACGTGCAGGCCGAGGACCTGCCCGCCGTCACCGTGCACGAGGACCGGAGGGACGAGGACACCGAGGCCCTGCTGCGCGCCCAGCGAGACCAGATGCGGCTCGAGTGGGGCACCCGCGAGCAGGGAAGTTACGCCGGCTGGCTCCAGGTGGCCGGGATCGGGGCCGGAGCCAGTGAGGTGACGGTGCACCTGTCGTTCTTCGACGACAGCCACGACCCGGGTGCGCAGATCGTGCGCAACGCCCTGGACTCCAGCCTGCAGCGCCTGGAGGAGCAGGTGCGGCTGCGCGTCGAGCACGCGGCCGGCTGA
- a CDS encoding DUF6262 family protein: protein MTKEPRTPAQVLLESRQKASREKRARVLAVVDQMKADGDPITFLTVAKRAGVSNWLVYAEGVREHIEAARAGQAVGVTRQRKEGAVASAASLATDLEFARAQVRTLTEERDRLRAAVQRSLGERVDAVSTKDLLARVQELSIANQRLASELARAEADRDSLQDDLAEAQDDLAAARTALRNMMRDQNRDST, encoded by the coding sequence ATGACGAAGGAGCCGCGTACGCCAGCTCAGGTGCTGCTTGAATCTCGGCAGAAGGCCAGCCGGGAGAAGCGCGCAAGGGTGCTCGCTGTAGTGGATCAGATGAAGGCCGACGGCGACCCGATCACGTTCCTCACAGTCGCCAAGCGGGCTGGCGTCTCAAACTGGCTTGTCTACGCCGAAGGGGTTCGCGAGCACATCGAAGCCGCTCGCGCGGGCCAGGCAGTCGGCGTAACCCGGCAGCGCAAGGAAGGAGCGGTGGCCAGCGCCGCGAGCCTAGCGACCGACCTTGAGTTTGCGCGTGCCCAGGTCCGGACGCTCACCGAAGAACGTGACCGGCTCAGGGCCGCAGTGCAGCGCAGTCTCGGCGAGCGGGTCGACGCCGTCTCGACCAAGGACTTACTCGCCCGTGTTCAGGAGCTGTCCATCGCCAACCAACGGCTCGCCTCAGAGTTGGCCCGAGCCGAAGCAGACCGCGACAGCCTGCAGGATGATTTGGCCGAGGCACAGGACGACCTGGCCGCCGCCCGGACGGCCCTGCGGAACATGATGCGCGACCAGAACCGCGACTCAACGTAA
- a CDS encoding RecQ family ATP-dependent DNA helicase, with product MSDPRDPDRLRQAAEEVFGWRELRPGQLTAMEAVTAARDTLVVMPTGAGKSAVYQVAALLLPGPTVVVSPLIALQRDQIAGLLSHRAPDAVAVNSAQPAGETAAAWDAVQHGDAEYLFLSPEQLTKDEVVERLARAEPSLFVVDEAQCVASWGHDFRPDYLRLAQAVRRVGRPTVLALTATAAPPVREEIVQRLEMADPALVVAGFDRPNIALEVRRFQDDADKRRAVVERAATEPKPGIVYAATRRDAEEYAAELAGLGLSAAAYHAGLAGGERSRVHDAFLSGDADVIVATSAFGMGIDKEDVRFVLHASVPGSLDAYYQEIGRAGRDGAPAVAVLHYRPQDSALQRLFATRAPDEETLGEVARRIDEHSGPVGLADVGERTDLSRRRVTAAANLLEQAGAVRTDAEGRVRSVPGVTADEAAAHAAEVAEARRRLERSRLEMVLGYAETTGCRRRFLLGYFGEPYEAPCGACDVCRDDGSPAAAEGTVVEGAGDTGDAPSAHPAAASFPAGTPVRHSEWGDGTVMSEEGDRITVLFESMGYRTLSLAAIAGKGLLSERAETAD from the coding sequence ATGAGTGATCCCCGTGACCCGGACCGGCTGCGGCAGGCCGCCGAAGAGGTGTTCGGTTGGCGAGAGCTGCGGCCGGGACAGCTGACCGCGATGGAAGCGGTGACGGCGGCCCGCGACACGCTGGTGGTCATGCCGACCGGCGCGGGCAAGTCGGCGGTGTACCAGGTGGCGGCGCTGCTGCTGCCCGGACCGACCGTCGTCGTCTCCCCGCTCATCGCCCTGCAGCGGGACCAGATCGCCGGCCTGCTGAGCCACCGGGCCCCGGACGCCGTCGCCGTCAACTCGGCGCAGCCGGCCGGGGAGACGGCGGCCGCCTGGGACGCGGTGCAGCACGGCGACGCCGAGTACCTGTTCCTCTCGCCCGAGCAGCTCACCAAGGACGAGGTGGTCGAACGCCTGGCCCGCGCCGAGCCCTCCCTGTTCGTCGTGGACGAGGCGCAGTGCGTGGCTTCCTGGGGCCACGACTTCCGCCCCGACTACCTGCGCCTGGCCCAGGCCGTCCGGCGGGTGGGCAGGCCCACGGTCCTGGCCCTGACGGCCACGGCCGCGCCGCCGGTGCGCGAGGAGATCGTCCAGCGGCTGGAGATGGCGGACCCCGCACTGGTCGTCGCCGGTTTCGACCGGCCGAACATCGCCCTGGAGGTGCGCCGCTTCCAGGACGACGCGGACAAGCGCCGGGCGGTGGTGGAGCGGGCCGCGACGGAGCCCAAGCCCGGCATCGTGTACGCCGCCACCCGCAGGGACGCGGAGGAGTACGCGGCCGAGCTCGCAGGGCTGGGCCTGTCGGCCGCCGCGTACCACGCCGGGCTGGCCGGTGGGGAGCGTTCCCGGGTGCACGACGCCTTCCTGTCCGGCGATGCCGACGTGATCGTCGCCACCTCGGCTTTCGGCATGGGCATCGACAAGGAGGACGTACGGTTCGTGCTGCACGCCTCCGTGCCCGGTTCGCTCGACGCCTACTACCAGGAGATCGGACGTGCCGGCCGCGACGGCGCCCCGGCGGTCGCCGTCCTCCACTACCGGCCGCAGGACAGCGCCCTGCAGCGTCTCTTCGCCACGCGCGCACCCGACGAGGAGACCCTCGGCGAGGTCGCGCGGCGGATCGACGAGCACAGCGGTCCGGTCGGGCTGGCCGACGTCGGTGAACGGACGGACCTGTCACGCCGGCGTGTGACCGCCGCGGCCAACCTGCTGGAGCAGGCGGGAGCCGTGCGCACCGACGCCGAGGGGCGGGTGCGGTCCGTCCCCGGCGTGACGGCCGACGAGGCCGCCGCGCACGCCGCGGAGGTGGCGGAGGCCCGCAGACGGCTGGAGCGGTCGAGGCTGGAGATGGTGCTGGGATACGCAGAGACGACGGGCTGCCGTCGCCGCTTCCTCCTCGGCTACTTCGGTGAGCCCTACGAAGCCCCCTGCGGCGCCTGCGACGTCTGCCGCGACGACGGCTCACCCGCCGCTGCCGAGGGCACGGTCGTCGAGGGAGCGGGGGACACGGGCGACGCCCCGTCGGCCCATCCGGCCGCCGCCTCGTTCCCGGCGGGGACGCCGGTGCGGCACAGCGAGTGGGGCGACGGCACGGTGATGAGCGAGGAGGGCGACCGGATCACCGTCCTGTTCGAGTCCATGGGCTACCGGACCCTGTCCCTGGCCGCGATCGCCGGCAAGGGGCTGCTCAGCGAGCGGGCGGAGACGGCGGACTGA
- a CDS encoding tyrosine-type recombinase/integrase — MTSARPSSKPRAYRAEKAIRPSDEATTWIVISKDYEIHPEATSYLTALASREDASVNTLRSYAGRVALYLSYCAEIGICWAAPTVVQLAQFLHWLVDEPLPARSQRVLAEPRHRSKKTANAIMTTTCQFLRHCSLHGWVAAELIALLTEPRLLHHMPTGYNAGEDDQYRTVRARKLKFKVAISGYEYLTDEQILRIIDLTCHSRDRFLVTLLAETGVRIGEALGLRREDMHLLSNSATLGCRTVGPHIHVRRRQNSNGALAKSRQPRSVPVSDSLVGLYADYQWEREAVPEAASCDMTFVNLFRGPLGSPMKYQATYDLFARLAKRAGFATRPHMFRHSAATRWIRQGKQRHVVQDLLGHVSEQSMEIYLHASDQEKRDAVTAVSEMRRAAQR; from the coding sequence GTGACGTCAGCCAGACCCTCTTCCAAGCCCCGCGCCTACCGGGCTGAGAAGGCCATCAGGCCCTCCGATGAGGCAACGACGTGGATCGTCATCAGCAAGGACTACGAGATCCACCCTGAGGCGACTTCGTACCTGACCGCGCTGGCCTCCCGGGAGGACGCATCCGTCAATACCCTGCGCAGCTACGCGGGCCGGGTGGCGCTGTACCTGTCCTACTGTGCGGAGATCGGTATCTGTTGGGCGGCACCCACCGTCGTGCAGCTTGCTCAGTTCCTGCACTGGCTGGTTGACGAACCCCTGCCGGCCAGGAGTCAGAGGGTGCTCGCCGAGCCCCGGCACCGCAGCAAGAAGACCGCGAACGCGATCATGACCACCACATGCCAGTTCCTCAGGCACTGCTCCCTGCACGGGTGGGTCGCCGCAGAATTGATCGCTCTGCTGACCGAGCCGAGGCTCCTCCACCACATGCCGACCGGTTACAACGCCGGTGAGGACGATCAGTACCGCACTGTGCGTGCACGGAAGCTGAAGTTCAAAGTCGCCATCTCCGGCTACGAGTACCTGACCGACGAGCAGATCCTCCGCATCATCGACCTCACATGCCACTCTCGCGACCGGTTCCTGGTGACGCTCCTGGCAGAAACAGGTGTGCGCATCGGGGAAGCCCTGGGTCTGCGACGGGAGGACATGCATCTGCTGTCGAACTCGGCGACGCTCGGGTGCCGCACGGTCGGTCCTCATATCCATGTGCGCCGTCGCCAGAACTCCAACGGAGCCCTGGCCAAGTCGCGGCAGCCTCGGTCGGTCCCGGTCAGCGACAGCCTGGTCGGTCTCTACGCCGACTACCAGTGGGAACGGGAGGCCGTGCCCGAGGCCGCGTCCTGCGACATGACATTCGTCAACCTGTTCCGTGGGCCTTTGGGTTCGCCGATGAAATACCAAGCCACGTACGACTTGTTCGCGCGGCTTGCCAAACGGGCGGGCTTCGCCACACGGCCGCACATGTTCCGGCACTCGGCCGCGACGCGGTGGATTCGCCAGGGCAAGCAGCGTCATGTGGTGCAGGACCTGCTCGGGCATGTCAGCGAGCAGTCGATGGAGATCTACCTGCACGCCAGCGACCAGGAAAAACGGGACGCTGTGACGGCGGTCTCGGAGATGCGAAGGGCCGCACAGCGGTGA
- a CDS encoding tyrosine-type recombinase/integrase — protein MPFLLQNEFSLVPLEETTRLELLYALQKRDARGQVLRPTQVRKIVKLFVGIPSVALAVGATPGPSDTTCTATQSLIKEVKRDITRGLDAYRGIDETTKPVWDLRALDTPLPARTRTGFRVREGEIDFTPILQPWLREVAMRWARTTSPGSSALRDRLLACTIASRALATRRAGSDPAGLGFADMTAVVNEFRVSVRRDGKPRSNDSRARLLKLFTELLEFGRIEGVLDDLSPRFVLHTNEHRIKRDKVDEDNIGKALPESVVAQLDKHVDLIGVGMTYGSMPTDCIRAMFRTVYVLLRDTGRRPNEIGALDLGCLEYDGGEYQLIWDNTKARRLRRRLPLDRDTVSAVKEWTSVRERLDLPSRTLPFLFPAITDNAATGHLTTGNIGAAIRTWADSIPEIHSEELGADGAPLPFERSLIYPYAFRHTFCQRYADAGMPQHVLQDLMDHKSADTTAAYYKVSIKMKREAINTIKSLTTDRFGTPAPMRSSTAYEMRSVAVAFGNCIEPTNVKAGGKACPIRFQCAGCGSYRPDPSYLPAVEEHIRALKADREVAAAAGAAEFVIRNLDDQIAAFQAVRENQKEKLASMPDEMRHEVEEASKVLRKLRAGASKGAVSLGMPAFGPPGVVA, from the coding sequence GTGCCGTTCCTCCTCCAGAACGAGTTCAGCCTCGTCCCTCTTGAGGAGACGACGCGCCTGGAGCTGCTTTACGCCCTCCAGAAGAGGGACGCGCGGGGCCAGGTTCTCCGTCCGACTCAGGTCAGGAAGATCGTCAAGCTGTTCGTCGGCATTCCCTCTGTGGCTCTCGCGGTTGGCGCCACGCCTGGCCCCTCCGACACCACATGCACGGCGACTCAGTCTCTGATCAAGGAGGTCAAGCGGGACATCACCAGGGGCCTCGACGCGTACCGCGGTATCGACGAGACCACCAAACCGGTGTGGGACCTGCGGGCGCTGGATACCCCTCTACCGGCGCGCACGCGGACCGGGTTCCGCGTGCGTGAGGGCGAGATCGACTTCACCCCCATCCTCCAGCCATGGCTAAGGGAAGTAGCGATGCGCTGGGCTCGCACGACGAGTCCGGGGTCCTCGGCCCTTCGTGACCGGCTCCTGGCCTGCACGATCGCCTCTCGGGCCCTCGCTACCCGGCGTGCTGGTTCCGACCCAGCCGGACTGGGTTTCGCGGACATGACGGCGGTCGTCAACGAGTTCAGGGTGTCCGTTCGCAGAGACGGGAAGCCCCGCAGCAACGACTCCCGGGCCCGGCTACTGAAGCTCTTCACGGAGCTCCTGGAATTCGGCCGAATCGAAGGAGTCCTTGATGATCTCTCTCCTCGGTTCGTTCTCCATACGAACGAGCACCGCATCAAGCGGGACAAAGTCGATGAGGACAACATCGGCAAGGCCCTTCCCGAGTCGGTCGTTGCTCAGCTCGACAAGCACGTCGACCTCATCGGTGTGGGGATGACCTACGGCAGCATGCCGACGGACTGCATCCGGGCCATGTTCCGCACGGTCTACGTCCTGCTGAGAGACACCGGACGCCGTCCCAACGAGATCGGCGCTCTTGACCTGGGCTGCCTGGAGTACGACGGCGGTGAGTACCAGCTGATCTGGGACAATACCAAGGCACGTAGGCTCCGGCGACGCCTTCCCCTGGACAGGGACACGGTCAGCGCGGTGAAAGAGTGGACATCGGTCCGGGAGCGACTCGACCTGCCTTCTCGGACCCTCCCCTTCCTGTTCCCTGCGATCACCGACAACGCCGCCACCGGCCACCTGACTACCGGGAACATCGGCGCTGCCATCCGGACATGGGCCGATTCGATCCCGGAAATCCACTCCGAAGAACTCGGCGCGGACGGCGCACCATTGCCTTTCGAACGGTCGCTGATTTACCCGTACGCCTTCCGCCACACCTTCTGCCAGCGATACGCCGACGCCGGTATGCCGCAGCACGTCCTCCAGGACCTGATGGATCACAAGTCCGCTGACACCACCGCGGCTTACTACAAGGTGAGCATCAAAATGAAGCGGGAGGCCATCAACACCATCAAGAGTCTGACCACCGACCGCTTCGGCACTCCTGCTCCAATGAGATCGAGCACGGCGTACGAGATGCGGTCGGTAGCGGTGGCATTCGGAAACTGCATCGAACCCACCAACGTGAAGGCCGGCGGGAAGGCGTGCCCCATCCGGTTCCAATGCGCTGGCTGCGGCTCGTACCGACCCGATCCCTCCTACCTACCTGCCGTTGAGGAGCACATCCGTGCGTTGAAGGCGGACCGTGAGGTCGCTGCCGCCGCCGGAGCAGCCGAGTTCGTCATCCGGAACCTGGACGACCAGATCGCTGCGTTCCAGGCCGTCCGTGAGAACCAGAAGGAGAAACTGGCTTCGATGCCCGATGAGATGCGACACGAGGTCGAGGAGGCCAGCAAGGTTCTGCGAAAGCTCCGTGCCGGGGCCTCGAAGGGCGCTGTGAGCCTGGGCATGCCCGCATTCGGTCCTCCGGGGGTAGTCGCATGA
- a CDS encoding MazG-like family protein, whose product MDSAAWDTTAELAAFFDRANAHIPPEQRSVLQVLKIGEEFGEAAQALIGVTGTNPRKGVSHTCYL is encoded by the coding sequence ATGGACAGCGCTGCCTGGGACACGACGGCCGAACTGGCCGCCTTCTTCGACCGGGCGAACGCCCACATCCCCCCGGAGCAGCGCTCCGTCCTCCAGGTGCTGAAGATCGGCGAGGAGTTCGGCGAGGCGGCCCAGGCCCTGATCGGGGTCACCGGCACCAACCCCCGCAAGGGCGTGAGCCACACCTGTTATCTCTAG